One Bdellovibrio bacteriovorus str. Tiberius DNA segment encodes these proteins:
- a CDS encoding thioredoxin-like domain-containing protein, with protein MRNGLIFTLILMFSQISMGADKITSLSGLDVLNSETKTFATAGHKATVIVFLSAKCPCSASHETLLKDLSQQYKEFQFIGIHSNSDETLEETQNHFREAKLLFPVIQDSRSQWANKLGALKTPHAFVLSPAGEMLYHGGVTDSHVGPTAKKQFLKEVLEDLQAEKPSRHKEGRALGCYIQRADEA; from the coding sequence ATGCGAAACGGTCTGATTTTCACCCTTATTTTGATGTTCTCTCAAATCTCTATGGGAGCTGATAAAATCACCAGCCTTTCAGGGCTTGATGTGCTTAACAGCGAAACAAAGACGTTTGCCACCGCCGGACACAAGGCCACGGTCATCGTGTTTCTTTCAGCAAAGTGCCCTTGTTCTGCCAGCCATGAAACTTTGCTAAAGGACCTCAGCCAGCAGTACAAAGAATTCCAGTTCATCGGCATTCACTCCAACTCGGACGAAACTCTTGAAGAAACACAAAATCATTTCCGCGAAGCCAAGCTGCTGTTCCCGGTGATTCAGGATTCTCGCAGCCAGTGGGCCAACAAACTGGGCGCCTTGAAAACCCCTCATGCCTTTGTTTTAAGCCCTGCCGGAGAAATGCTTTATCACGGTGGTGTGACGGACAGTCATGTAGGCCCTACTGCCAAAAAGCAGTTCCTGAAAGAAGTCCTTGAAGACCTGCAGGCCGAAAAGCCTTCTCGCCACAAAGAAGGGCGCGCCCTGGGTTGTTACATCCAAAGAGCGGACGAAGCATGA
- a CDS encoding FixH family protein, translating to MKHLILLLALSLCACARPDYLPETPAANNEQNDPQSTCPIFFSKENICAELIWKQNPTSTDFSEFELRFNSAVAIENLSVILWMPSMGHGSSPVKIESLGDGRFRVFKVFFIMPGDWEIRIVLKATQTTLDQVFVPLVVP from the coding sequence ATGAAGCATCTGATTTTGCTTTTAGCCCTGAGCCTTTGTGCCTGCGCCCGCCCCGATTATCTGCCGGAAACACCCGCGGCGAACAACGAACAGAATGATCCTCAGTCAACCTGCCCGATCTTTTTCAGCAAAGAAAATATCTGTGCTGAGCTGATCTGGAAACAAAACCCCACCAGCACGGATTTTTCTGAATTTGAACTTCGTTTCAACTCTGCGGTGGCGATTGAAAATCTGTCCGTGATTCTGTGGATGCCATCCATGGGGCATGGCTCATCCCCGGTGAAAATCGAATCCCTTGGAGACGGCAGGTTCCGTGTCTTTAAGGTCTTTTTCATCATGCCCGGTGACTGGGAAATTCGCATCGTTCTGAAAGCCACCCAAACAACCCTGGATCAGGTCTTTGTACCTTTGGTGGTGCCTTAG